A window of Procambarus clarkii isolate CNS0578487 chromosome 69, FALCON_Pclarkii_2.0, whole genome shotgun sequence contains these coding sequences:
- the LOC123772102 gene encoding uncharacterized protein isoform X2, whose translation MLALRAGQQLACYSCNAVFKDVLSAAEHTLECIEPSTPIKKPEFVAKEKCTPNKVKIPRPPRTWIREYEAILLKCMMEHVNVIGEAKAKVGKKPYTIVMEELAKELRVSIGEWVDRKSIIKKWLGLLRRVRNFDALQKGNQMLGYLHLDPPEFYGSIKEIDREIQKVKLRVQRERKQKKDKNEDTEETAPESTKNNSDKFGVKDCKVEADIEYIVEGGTHDRKCIEVVDVANTMMRKDIVISILNRLEQGIFTPGDIAQEFEIDEIFLELIKQRKEIIIQGIERCSLCHLLLINKKDLVSHELQCSAKNNWVKSCTDDRVDNDSFQFFPATVERLVQLVIETNPRENRRNTWKKIAFHLSGLQDGVTVKRCNQKWRNLVNQCRSYEQLDKWAIAHNYTHSRPMPEFYHLIMPYVSASEGKRARPSLDEIRKFISTSKGVGRDDDGSWDESNNFNDGGDEDNDESPGDYEDPDLNDSCDHLDEASKSKSTPEPPNDEVSNVKMPSQSHTLSDPPNDVVTTVKLPTRSKSVSDSPSKQCTGESSKVTKPKVSDPGDNKAQETIKNQAELITKFGTKLDNALVLLRDMARENQRLCKVADTKSNSSMANVVEKICKVIQMQLEMQNQMMKRFDIMTNMWERHHQENLDVMKTLIVEISPKAASKLYVKKSTEQTANLNQSNNSTTVKSKQVYVQEGSEPDQTYNSKGMKPSQTYKRSIKPKQTGKSIKTDTTKLHQTCSSKQTETNRQCIIMTRKRGRPGSSDSAKVDNISNTQTTKLDGTCNSVTKTSQESDSKTGKSEDEMPNKRIKKKKVIYDY comes from the exons ATGCTAGCCCTCAG aGCAGGGCAACAGCTTGCTTGCTACAGTTGCAATGCGGTATTTAAGGATGTGTTGTCTGCAGCCGAGCACACCCTGGAGTGTATCGAACCTTCAACCCCCATAAAGAAACCAGAGTTTGTGGCAAAGGAAAAATGTACCCCAAATAAAGTAAAGATACCAAGAC CTCCAAGAACTTGGATAAGGGAATATGAAGCTATACTCTTGAAGTGCATGATGGAACATGTTAATGTTATTGGAGAAGCAAAGGCGAAGGTCGGCAAAAAACCATACACAATTGTCATGGAAGAACTAGCAAAGGAACTACGAGTATCT attgGGGAATGGGTTGACAGGAAGTCTATTATAAAAAAATGGTTGGGCTTGTTGCGGCGGGTCAGGAACTTCGATGCACTCCAGAAGGGTAATCAAATGCTAGGCTACCTTCATCTTGATCCTCCAGAGTTTTATGGATCTATTAAAGAAATTGATAGAG AAATCCAAAAGGTAAAACTAAGAGTACAGCGGGAAAGAAAACAGAAAAAAGATAAAAATGAAGATACAGAGGAAACTGCACCAGAAAGCACCAAAAACAACAGTGATAAATTTGGAGTGAAAGACTGTAAG GTGGAAGCTGATATCGAGTATATTGTGGAAGGTGGTACCCATGATCGAAAATGCATTGAGGTGGTTGATGTTGCAAATACAATGATGCGCAAAGATATTGTGATCTCAATTTTGAATCGGCTAGAGCAAGGAATTTTTACTCCTGGAGATATTGCACAAGAGTTTGAGATTGATGAGATTTTTTTGGAGCTGATAAAACAAAGAAAGGAAATCATTATACAAGG AATTGAAAGGTGCTCCTTGTGTCACCTTTTACTTATTAATAAGAAAGATCTGGTATCACATGAACTACAGTGTTCTGCTAAGAATAACTGGGTCAAAA GTTGTACAGATGACAGAGTTGACAATGACAGTTTCCAGTTTTTCCCAGCTACAGTTGAACGACTAGTTCAGCTTGTCATAGAGACCAACCCACGTGAAAACAGAAGAAACACTTGGAAAAAAATTGCATTTCACCTGTCTGGCCTC cAAGATGGTGTGACAGTGAAACGCTGCAACCAGAAGTGGCGCAACCTTGTTAATCAGTGCCGGTCTTATGAACAATTGGATAAGTGGGCCATAGCTCATAATTATACACACTCTAGACCTATGCCTGAATTCTACCATTTGATTATGCCATATGTAAGTGCTTCAGAGGGCAAAAGGGCTCGACCCTCTCTTGATGAAATTCGAAAATTCATTTCTACAAGCAAGGGTGTTGGCAGAGATGATGATGGTAGCTGGGATGAATCCAATAATTTCAATGATGGTGGGGATGAAGACAATGATGAAAGTCCAGGAGATTATGAAGACCCTGATTTAAATGATTCCTGTGATCACCTTGACGAGGCTTCCAAGTCAAAATCCACACCAGAGCCTCCTAATGATGAAGTTTCTAATGTAAAAATGCCTTCCCAATCACACACACTATCAGATCCACCAAATGATGTAGTTACCACTGTGAAGTTGCCCACCAGATCAAAATCTGTATCAGATTCTCCTAGTAAACAG TGCACTGGAGAGTCGAGCAAAGTTACTAAGCCTAAAGTGAGTGATCCAGGTGATAACAAGGCCCAAGAAACCATCAAGAATCAAGCAGAGCTCATAACAAAGTTTGGAACCAAGTTGGATAATGCTTTAG ttctgctGAGAGATATGGCAAGAGAGAATCAGCGACTATGCAAAGTGGCAGATACAAAATCAAATTCTAGCATGGCAAATGTTGTGGAGAAGATTTGTAAGGTAATTCAAATGCAGTTAGAAATGCAAAATCAGATGATGAAACGCTTTGATATAATGACAAACATGTGGGAACGTCATCATCAGGAGAATCTAGATGTTATGAAGACACTCATTGTGGAAATAAGTCCAAAAGCTGCATCTAAATTATATGTTAAGAAGAGTACAGAACAGACAGCAAACCTAAATCAGTCAAATAACAGCACTACAGTAAAATCAAAGCAGGTATATGTTCAAGAGGGAAGTGAACCAGACCAAACTTATAACAGTAAGGGAATGAAACCAAGTCAGACATACAAGAGGAGCATCAAACCCAAACAGACAGGCAAAAGCATTAAGACTGACACAACAAAACTGCATCAGACTTGTAGCAGTAAGCAGACAGAGACAAATCGGCAGTGCATAATTATGACTAGAAAACGAGGTCGACCTGGCAGCAGTGACTCTGCAAAAGTAGACAATATAAGCAACACACAGACAACAAAACTAGATGGCACATGCAATAGTGTGACCAAAACAAGTCAGGAAAGTGACAGTAAGACAGGGAAATCAGAGGATGAAATGCCAAataaaagaataaaaaaaaagaaagtcATTTATGACTATTAA
- the LOC123772102 gene encoding uncharacterized protein isoform X3: MMEHVNVIGEAKAKVGKKPYTIVMEELAKELRVSIGEWVDRKSIIKKWLGLLRRVRNFDALQKGNQMLGYLHLDPPEFYGSIKEIDREIQKVKLRVQRERKQKKDKNEDTEETAPESTKNNSDKFGVKDCKVEADIEYIVEGGTHDRKCIEVVDVANTMMRKDIVISILNRLEQGIFTPGDIAQEFEIDEIFLELIKQRKEIIIQGIERCSLCHLLLINKKDLVSHELQCSAKNNWVKSCTDDRVDNDSFQFFPATVERLVQLVIETNPRENRRNTWKKIAFHLSGLQDGVTVKRCNQKWRNLVNQCRSYEQLDKWAIAHNYTHSRPMPEFYHLIMPYVSASEGKRARPSLDEIRKFISTSKGVGRDDDGSWDESNNFNDGGDEDNDESPGDYEDPDLNDSCDHLDEASKSKSTPEPPNDEVSNVKMPSQSHTLSDPPNDVVTTVKLPTRSKSVSDSPSKQCTGESSKVTKPKVSDPGDNKAQETIKNQAELITKFGTKLDNALVLLRDMARENQRLCKVADTKSNSSMANVVEKICKVIQMQLEMQNQMMKRFDIMTNMWERHHQENLDVMKTLIVEISPKAASKLYVKKSTEQTANLNQSNNSTTVKSKQVYVQEGSEPDQTYNSKGMKPSQTYKRSIKPKQTGKSIKTDTTKLHQTCSSKQTETNRQCIIMTRKRGRPGSSDSAKVDNISNTQTTKLDGTCNSVTKTSQESDSKTGKSEDEMPNKRIKKKKVIYDY; this comes from the exons ATGATGGAACATGTTAATGTTATTGGAGAAGCAAAGGCGAAGGTCGGCAAAAAACCATACACAATTGTCATGGAAGAACTAGCAAAGGAACTACGAGTATCT attgGGGAATGGGTTGACAGGAAGTCTATTATAAAAAAATGGTTGGGCTTGTTGCGGCGGGTCAGGAACTTCGATGCACTCCAGAAGGGTAATCAAATGCTAGGCTACCTTCATCTTGATCCTCCAGAGTTTTATGGATCTATTAAAGAAATTGATAGAG AAATCCAAAAGGTAAAACTAAGAGTACAGCGGGAAAGAAAACAGAAAAAAGATAAAAATGAAGATACAGAGGAAACTGCACCAGAAAGCACCAAAAACAACAGTGATAAATTTGGAGTGAAAGACTGTAAG GTGGAAGCTGATATCGAGTATATTGTGGAAGGTGGTACCCATGATCGAAAATGCATTGAGGTGGTTGATGTTGCAAATACAATGATGCGCAAAGATATTGTGATCTCAATTTTGAATCGGCTAGAGCAAGGAATTTTTACTCCTGGAGATATTGCACAAGAGTTTGAGATTGATGAGATTTTTTTGGAGCTGATAAAACAAAGAAAGGAAATCATTATACAAGG AATTGAAAGGTGCTCCTTGTGTCACCTTTTACTTATTAATAAGAAAGATCTGGTATCACATGAACTACAGTGTTCTGCTAAGAATAACTGGGTCAAAA GTTGTACAGATGACAGAGTTGACAATGACAGTTTCCAGTTTTTCCCAGCTACAGTTGAACGACTAGTTCAGCTTGTCATAGAGACCAACCCACGTGAAAACAGAAGAAACACTTGGAAAAAAATTGCATTTCACCTGTCTGGCCTC cAAGATGGTGTGACAGTGAAACGCTGCAACCAGAAGTGGCGCAACCTTGTTAATCAGTGCCGGTCTTATGAACAATTGGATAAGTGGGCCATAGCTCATAATTATACACACTCTAGACCTATGCCTGAATTCTACCATTTGATTATGCCATATGTAAGTGCTTCAGAGGGCAAAAGGGCTCGACCCTCTCTTGATGAAATTCGAAAATTCATTTCTACAAGCAAGGGTGTTGGCAGAGATGATGATGGTAGCTGGGATGAATCCAATAATTTCAATGATGGTGGGGATGAAGACAATGATGAAAGTCCAGGAGATTATGAAGACCCTGATTTAAATGATTCCTGTGATCACCTTGACGAGGCTTCCAAGTCAAAATCCACACCAGAGCCTCCTAATGATGAAGTTTCTAATGTAAAAATGCCTTCCCAATCACACACACTATCAGATCCACCAAATGATGTAGTTACCACTGTGAAGTTGCCCACCAGATCAAAATCTGTATCAGATTCTCCTAGTAAACAG TGCACTGGAGAGTCGAGCAAAGTTACTAAGCCTAAAGTGAGTGATCCAGGTGATAACAAGGCCCAAGAAACCATCAAGAATCAAGCAGAGCTCATAACAAAGTTTGGAACCAAGTTGGATAATGCTTTAG ttctgctGAGAGATATGGCAAGAGAGAATCAGCGACTATGCAAAGTGGCAGATACAAAATCAAATTCTAGCATGGCAAATGTTGTGGAGAAGATTTGTAAGGTAATTCAAATGCAGTTAGAAATGCAAAATCAGATGATGAAACGCTTTGATATAATGACAAACATGTGGGAACGTCATCATCAGGAGAATCTAGATGTTATGAAGACACTCATTGTGGAAATAAGTCCAAAAGCTGCATCTAAATTATATGTTAAGAAGAGTACAGAACAGACAGCAAACCTAAATCAGTCAAATAACAGCACTACAGTAAAATCAAAGCAGGTATATGTTCAAGAGGGAAGTGAACCAGACCAAACTTATAACAGTAAGGGAATGAAACCAAGTCAGACATACAAGAGGAGCATCAAACCCAAACAGACAGGCAAAAGCATTAAGACTGACACAACAAAACTGCATCAGACTTGTAGCAGTAAGCAGACAGAGACAAATCGGCAGTGCATAATTATGACTAGAAAACGAGGTCGACCTGGCAGCAGTGACTCTGCAAAAGTAGACAATATAAGCAACACACAGACAACAAAACTAGATGGCACATGCAATAGTGTGACCAAAACAAGTCAGGAAAGTGACAGTAAGACAGGGAAATCAGAGGATGAAATGCCAAataaaagaataaaaaaaaagaaagtcATTTATGACTATTAA
- the LOC123772102 gene encoding uncharacterized protein isoform X1, protein MESLEISYKIPAGQQLACYSCNAVFKDVLSAAEHTLECIEPSTPIKKPEFVAKEKCTPNKVKIPRPPRTWIREYEAILLKCMMEHVNVIGEAKAKVGKKPYTIVMEELAKELRVSIGEWVDRKSIIKKWLGLLRRVRNFDALQKGNQMLGYLHLDPPEFYGSIKEIDREIQKVKLRVQRERKQKKDKNEDTEETAPESTKNNSDKFGVKDCKVEADIEYIVEGGTHDRKCIEVVDVANTMMRKDIVISILNRLEQGIFTPGDIAQEFEIDEIFLELIKQRKEIIIQGIERCSLCHLLLINKKDLVSHELQCSAKNNWVKSCTDDRVDNDSFQFFPATVERLVQLVIETNPRENRRNTWKKIAFHLSGLQDGVTVKRCNQKWRNLVNQCRSYEQLDKWAIAHNYTHSRPMPEFYHLIMPYVSASEGKRARPSLDEIRKFISTSKGVGRDDDGSWDESNNFNDGGDEDNDESPGDYEDPDLNDSCDHLDEASKSKSTPEPPNDEVSNVKMPSQSHTLSDPPNDVVTTVKLPTRSKSVSDSPSKQCTGESSKVTKPKVSDPGDNKAQETIKNQAELITKFGTKLDNALVLLRDMARENQRLCKVADTKSNSSMANVVEKICKVIQMQLEMQNQMMKRFDIMTNMWERHHQENLDVMKTLIVEISPKAASKLYVKKSTEQTANLNQSNNSTTVKSKQVYVQEGSEPDQTYNSKGMKPSQTYKRSIKPKQTGKSIKTDTTKLHQTCSSKQTETNRQCIIMTRKRGRPGSSDSAKVDNISNTQTTKLDGTCNSVTKTSQESDSKTGKSEDEMPNKRIKKKKVIYDY, encoded by the exons ATGGAGTCGCTGGAAATAAGCTACAAAATCCC aGCAGGGCAACAGCTTGCTTGCTACAGTTGCAATGCGGTATTTAAGGATGTGTTGTCTGCAGCCGAGCACACCCTGGAGTGTATCGAACCTTCAACCCCCATAAAGAAACCAGAGTTTGTGGCAAAGGAAAAATGTACCCCAAATAAAGTAAAGATACCAAGAC CTCCAAGAACTTGGATAAGGGAATATGAAGCTATACTCTTGAAGTGCATGATGGAACATGTTAATGTTATTGGAGAAGCAAAGGCGAAGGTCGGCAAAAAACCATACACAATTGTCATGGAAGAACTAGCAAAGGAACTACGAGTATCT attgGGGAATGGGTTGACAGGAAGTCTATTATAAAAAAATGGTTGGGCTTGTTGCGGCGGGTCAGGAACTTCGATGCACTCCAGAAGGGTAATCAAATGCTAGGCTACCTTCATCTTGATCCTCCAGAGTTTTATGGATCTATTAAAGAAATTGATAGAG AAATCCAAAAGGTAAAACTAAGAGTACAGCGGGAAAGAAAACAGAAAAAAGATAAAAATGAAGATACAGAGGAAACTGCACCAGAAAGCACCAAAAACAACAGTGATAAATTTGGAGTGAAAGACTGTAAG GTGGAAGCTGATATCGAGTATATTGTGGAAGGTGGTACCCATGATCGAAAATGCATTGAGGTGGTTGATGTTGCAAATACAATGATGCGCAAAGATATTGTGATCTCAATTTTGAATCGGCTAGAGCAAGGAATTTTTACTCCTGGAGATATTGCACAAGAGTTTGAGATTGATGAGATTTTTTTGGAGCTGATAAAACAAAGAAAGGAAATCATTATACAAGG AATTGAAAGGTGCTCCTTGTGTCACCTTTTACTTATTAATAAGAAAGATCTGGTATCACATGAACTACAGTGTTCTGCTAAGAATAACTGGGTCAAAA GTTGTACAGATGACAGAGTTGACAATGACAGTTTCCAGTTTTTCCCAGCTACAGTTGAACGACTAGTTCAGCTTGTCATAGAGACCAACCCACGTGAAAACAGAAGAAACACTTGGAAAAAAATTGCATTTCACCTGTCTGGCCTC cAAGATGGTGTGACAGTGAAACGCTGCAACCAGAAGTGGCGCAACCTTGTTAATCAGTGCCGGTCTTATGAACAATTGGATAAGTGGGCCATAGCTCATAATTATACACACTCTAGACCTATGCCTGAATTCTACCATTTGATTATGCCATATGTAAGTGCTTCAGAGGGCAAAAGGGCTCGACCCTCTCTTGATGAAATTCGAAAATTCATTTCTACAAGCAAGGGTGTTGGCAGAGATGATGATGGTAGCTGGGATGAATCCAATAATTTCAATGATGGTGGGGATGAAGACAATGATGAAAGTCCAGGAGATTATGAAGACCCTGATTTAAATGATTCCTGTGATCACCTTGACGAGGCTTCCAAGTCAAAATCCACACCAGAGCCTCCTAATGATGAAGTTTCTAATGTAAAAATGCCTTCCCAATCACACACACTATCAGATCCACCAAATGATGTAGTTACCACTGTGAAGTTGCCCACCAGATCAAAATCTGTATCAGATTCTCCTAGTAAACAG TGCACTGGAGAGTCGAGCAAAGTTACTAAGCCTAAAGTGAGTGATCCAGGTGATAACAAGGCCCAAGAAACCATCAAGAATCAAGCAGAGCTCATAACAAAGTTTGGAACCAAGTTGGATAATGCTTTAG ttctgctGAGAGATATGGCAAGAGAGAATCAGCGACTATGCAAAGTGGCAGATACAAAATCAAATTCTAGCATGGCAAATGTTGTGGAGAAGATTTGTAAGGTAATTCAAATGCAGTTAGAAATGCAAAATCAGATGATGAAACGCTTTGATATAATGACAAACATGTGGGAACGTCATCATCAGGAGAATCTAGATGTTATGAAGACACTCATTGTGGAAATAAGTCCAAAAGCTGCATCTAAATTATATGTTAAGAAGAGTACAGAACAGACAGCAAACCTAAATCAGTCAAATAACAGCACTACAGTAAAATCAAAGCAGGTATATGTTCAAGAGGGAAGTGAACCAGACCAAACTTATAACAGTAAGGGAATGAAACCAAGTCAGACATACAAGAGGAGCATCAAACCCAAACAGACAGGCAAAAGCATTAAGACTGACACAACAAAACTGCATCAGACTTGTAGCAGTAAGCAGACAGAGACAAATCGGCAGTGCATAATTATGACTAGAAAACGAGGTCGACCTGGCAGCAGTGACTCTGCAAAAGTAGACAATATAAGCAACACACAGACAACAAAACTAGATGGCACATGCAATAGTGTGACCAAAACAAGTCAGGAAAGTGACAGTAAGACAGGGAAATCAGAGGATGAAATGCCAAataaaagaataaaaaaaaagaaagtcATTTATGACTATTAA